From the genome of Fusarium oxysporum f. sp. lycopersici 4287 chromosome 3, whole genome shotgun sequence, one region includes:
- a CDS encoding carbonic anhydrase, whose product MAQRDVSEYLRQTHARIFENNKKWAEQQRANNPGFFDKISAGQSPEYLWIGCADSRIPAEQVTGLEPGEAFIHRNIANVVHNIDLNAMSIINYAVHHLGVKHIIVCGHYGCGGVRAAMTPKDMGLLNPWLRNIRDVYRLYEKELDAITDEEQRYNRLVELNVREQCRNIVKTAEVQQSYAKNSFPIVHGWVFNLHNGLLTDLKIDFPAMLKDVQKVYNITEE is encoded by the coding sequence ATGGCTCAACGGGACGTCAGCGAGTATTTGCGACAGACGCATGCTCGCATCTTcgaaaacaacaagaagTGGGCAGAGCAGCAGCGCGCCAACAACCCCGGGTTCTTTGACAAGATCTCCGCCGGCCAGAGCCCCGAATACCTTTGGATTGGCTGCGCAGACTCTCGCATCCCGGCTGAGCAGGTCACAGGCCTGGAGCCCGGCGAGGCCTTTATTCACCGTAACATTGCCAATGTTGTTCATAATATTGATCTAAATGCCATGTCTATCATCAACTATGCTGTGCATCACCTTGGCGTCAAGCATATTATTGTTTGCGGACACTACGGCTGCGGTGGTGTTCGGGCTGCTATGACTCCCAAGGATATGGGTTTACTCAACCCATGGCTGCGAAACATCCGCGACGTCTATCGTCTTTATGAGAAAGAGCTCGATGCTATCACCGACGAGGAGCAACGGTACAACCGCCTGGTAGAGCTGAACGTGCGCGAGCAGTGCCGAAATATCGTTAAGACTGCTGAGGTCCAGCAATCATACGCCAAGAACAGCTTCCCTATTGTCCATGGCTGGGTGTTCAACCTCCACAATGGCCTACTGACGGATCTCAAAATTGACTTCCCTGCCATGCTCAAGGACGTCCAGAAGGTCTACAACATCACTGAGGAGTAA
- a CDS encoding hypothetical protein (At least one base has a quality score < 10), translating into MKDLKDHGLKTLGTYIGPLEGKRAFLEEKLDTLQQAIAALQDLPKQHSLLLLRGSIHLLLRHLLRQLNPEGLSDLWERADILIKEAIMALVARSPAERPKEPDPYLLSLPVREGGLGLPLHKELAQGLYQAAKETAKKILTGITSFFTSYPSLSTSEAQNPSQDQGKSAKEVFKELNEAKLETFLQDLPISYKQARLENASYLGRKWLRVLPTQKPHSFTDSETTEALRSRLFYPIKPLDLPCSACGAIASLGHEDTCKGASRRWIARHNAVNRAFVKALGSRPDLEVEIEPLVQQDSSLRADFAVTIGNSRYFYDIQIVAISKDSAKEDPYSTLKEAASEKRRKYQSLGAFFHPLIFSAGGLMDQETSQTYKKLQELLGPFAASQLDSTIGLTLTKTRAISAASIARDLPRRTRS; encoded by the coding sequence ATGAAGGACCTTAAAGACCATGGCCTTAAGACCTTAGGTACTTATATAGGTCCCCTAGAAGGCAAAAGGGCATTTCTAGAAGAAAAGCTAGATACCTTACAGCAGGCTATAGCTGCTCTTCAAGACCTGCCTAAGCAACACTCCCTCCTTCTCCTACGAGGCAGTATCCACCTCCTTCTACGGCACCTCCTTCGGCAACTTAACCCAGAAGGTCTATCTGACCTATGGGAAAGAGCTGATATCCTTATCAAGGAAGCTATTATGGCCTTAGTAGCTAGGAGCCCAGCTGAGCGTCCTAAAGAGCCTGATCCCTATCTCTTATCCCTTCCTGTAAGGGAAGGAGGTCTTGGGCTTCCTTTGCATAAGGAATTAGCCCAAGGCCTATATCAGGCAGCTAAGGAAACAGCTAAGAAGATCCTTACAGGTATTACTAGCTTTTTTACATCTTACCCCTCTCTATCTACCTCAGAAGCCCAAAACCCTAGTCAAGACCAAGGGAAATCAGCTAAAGAGGTTTTTAAAGAGTTAAACGAGGCTAAGCTAGAAACCTTCCTCCAAGACCTCCCTATTTCCTATAAGCAAGCCAGGCTAGAGAATGCTAGCTATCTAGGCCGCAAGTGGCTTAGAGTCTTACCTACACAGAAACCCCACTCTTTTACAGACTCTGAGACCACTGAAGCCCTTAGAAGCAGACTTTTCTACCCTATCAAGCCTCTAGACCTGCCCTGTAGTGCCTGTGGTGCTATAGCTAGCCTAGGCCATGAGGATACTTGCAAGGGAGCTAGCAGAAGGTGGATTGCAAGGCATAATGCTGTTAATAGGGCCTTTGTGAAAGCCCTAGGCAGCCGGCCTGACCTTGAGGTCGAGATCGAACCCCTAGTCCAGCAAGACTCCTCCCTCCGGGCAGACTTTGCAGTCACTATTGGAAATAGCCGCTACTTCTATGATATCCAAATCGTAGCTATCTCCAAGGACTCTGCAAAGGAGGACCCCTATAGCACCTTGAAGGAAGCTGCTAGTGAGAAAAGGCGGAAATATCAGTCTCTTGGAGCCTTCTTCCACCctctcatcttctcagcagGCGGCCTTATGGATCAGGAGACCTCACAGACCTACAAGAAGCTCCAAGAGCTCTTAGGTCCCTTTGCAGCCTCACAGCTAGACTCAACTATCGGCCTTACCTTGACTAAGACTAGGGCTATCTCAGCTGCCTCTATAGCTCGAGATCTACCTAGGAGAACGCGCTCCTAG
- a CDS encoding cyanate hydratase encodes MSFEGRLATLDPLIAERVPPHCTALFEAKQAKGLTFEAIAKHLGRSEVACAALFYAQTTATDEDIEKLSQLLDLPLPMLTNAMGVFPNRGHSGPMPPVEPLIYRLYEVVQNYGYAYKAILNEKFGDGIMSAIRFGTKVEKDIDEEGNPWVVITMRGKWLPSNRF; translated from the exons ATGTCTTTCGAAGGACGACTTGCAACTCTCGAC CCGCTCATCGCAGAGAGGGTTCCACCTCACTGTACCGCGCTGTTCGAGGCCAAGCAGGCAAAAGGCCTCACTTTTGAGGCTATTGCCAAGCATCTTGGGCGCAGCGAAGTAGCATGCGCCGCACTGTTCTATGCCCAAACTACTGCTACAGATGAGGACATCGAGAAACTCTCCCAGCTCCTCGATCTACCCCTGCCAATGCTAACTAATGCTATGGGTGTGTTCCCTAACCGTGGTCACTCTGGCCCTATGCCTCCTGTTGAGCCGCTTATCTACCGCCTATACGAGGTTGTCCAGAACTACGGCTACGCATACAAGGCTATCCTTAACGAGAAATTCGGCGACGGTATCATGAGCGCTATCCGCTTCGGCACCAAGGTCGAGAAAGATATTGACGAGGAGGGTAACCCCTGGGTTGTAATTACGATGCGAGGCAAATG GCTCCCTTCCAACCGATTCTAG